A genomic window from Qipengyuania oceanensis includes:
- the pabB gene encoding aminodeoxychorismate synthase component I codes for MTETSPFVLLDDAREEGAAPAHLFGQAREIFVAYRADEVEDALARADDARRRHGLPLAGYIAYEAGLALEPRLAPLAAARSGAGGPLVWLGLFESEQEIAAADMPAWLQEHGAGDASIGPLVPQLSQGAYERAFDTLKEAIRAGDIYQANLTFPLAGSWRGEPLALYRQLRGAAKSGYGGAIFDGSHWLLSLSPELFVSLKDRTIRAKPMKGTRPRGRDAASDRALADELAGSDKDRAENLMIVDLLRNDLSRVAEAGTVHVEKPFAVESYPTVHQMTTTIEARLQAQAGVVDLVRAIFPCGSITGAPKIRAMELIDAVERDARGPYCGAIGRISADGDAAFNVAIRTLRLTPIENGQGSAVLGIGSAIVADSEPETEWRECILKGAFARASAPDMTAPAFDLIESMRFDPEAGIALLELHLERIKASAAELGFAFDRHATRNQIQALCFDLDRLSKVRLMLARSGEIALEAHTLPPREEPIPCAILPLPVDSGDWRLRHKTSDRAFYEDALLVARVAGADEALLLRPDGLLTEGSWTNVFVRRGDGKLVTPRASLGLLPGVLRRSLLDSGEAIEGDVRMDDLVGGFLLGNSVRGLMAAQLIP; via the coding sequence ATGACCGAAACCTCGCCCTTCGTATTGCTGGACGATGCCCGCGAGGAAGGGGCCGCACCGGCGCACCTGTTCGGCCAGGCGCGCGAGATATTCGTCGCCTATCGAGCGGACGAGGTGGAAGATGCACTCGCACGCGCGGATGACGCCCGGCGCCGGCACGGCCTGCCGCTGGCGGGCTACATCGCCTACGAGGCGGGGCTGGCGCTGGAGCCCAGGCTTGCCCCGCTCGCCGCAGCGCGTTCAGGAGCGGGCGGGCCGCTGGTCTGGCTCGGCCTGTTCGAAAGCGAGCAGGAGATCGCGGCTGCCGACATGCCCGCCTGGCTGCAGGAGCATGGCGCGGGCGATGCCTCGATCGGGCCGCTAGTCCCGCAGCTGTCACAGGGCGCCTACGAACGGGCATTCGATACGCTGAAGGAAGCGATCAGGGCCGGCGACATCTACCAGGCAAACCTGACTTTCCCGCTTGCCGGGTCATGGCGCGGCGAACCCCTGGCGCTCTATCGCCAGCTGCGCGGTGCGGCAAAGTCCGGTTACGGCGGCGCAATCTTCGATGGATCGCACTGGCTGCTGAGCCTGTCGCCCGAACTCTTCGTGTCCCTGAAGGACCGGACCATCCGGGCCAAGCCGATGAAAGGCACGCGCCCGCGAGGCCGGGATGCGGCAAGCGACCGGGCACTGGCAGACGAGCTCGCCGGCTCGGACAAGGATCGCGCCGAGAACCTGATGATCGTCGACCTGCTGCGAAACGACCTCAGCCGGGTCGCCGAAGCCGGCACGGTGCATGTCGAGAAGCCGTTCGCGGTCGAAAGCTATCCGACGGTCCACCAGATGACCACGACGATCGAGGCGCGACTGCAAGCGCAAGCGGGTGTGGTCGACCTCGTCCGCGCGATTTTCCCCTGCGGTTCGATCACCGGCGCGCCCAAGATCCGCGCGATGGAACTGATCGATGCCGTCGAACGCGATGCGCGCGGGCCCTATTGCGGCGCGATCGGGCGGATCTCGGCCGACGGGGATGCCGCCTTCAACGTAGCGATCCGCACCTTGCGGCTGACTCCCATCGAGAACGGGCAAGGATCCGCCGTGCTCGGCATCGGTTCGGCTATCGTCGCGGACAGCGAGCCGGAGACGGAATGGCGCGAGTGCATCTTGAAAGGTGCCTTCGCCCGTGCCAGCGCTCCCGACATGACCGCACCCGCGTTCGACCTGATCGAATCCATGCGTTTCGACCCGGAAGCGGGCATTGCGCTGCTCGAACTGCATCTCGAACGGATCAAGGCGAGCGCGGCCGAACTCGGCTTTGCGTTCGACCGACACGCAACGCGCAACCAGATCCAGGCGCTGTGCTTCGATCTCGACCGGCTGTCCAAGGTCCGGCTGATGCTGGCACGGAGCGGCGAGATCGCGCTGGAAGCGCACACGCTCCCGCCGCGCGAGGAGCCGATACCCTGCGCGATCCTCCCGCTGCCGGTCGACAGCGGCGACTGGCGGCTGCGCCACAAGACCTCCGACCGTGCCTTCTACGAGGATGCGCTGCTGGTCGCCCGCGTCGCCGGTGCGGACGAGGCGCTCTTGCTGCGGCCCGACGGGCTGCTGACCGAGGGCAGCTGGACCAATGTCTTCGTGCGCCGCGGGGACGGGAAACTGGTCACCCCGCGCGCTTCGCTCGGGCTGTTGCCGGGCGTGCTGCGCCGGTCGCTGCTCGACAGCGGCGAGGCAATCGAAGGCGACGTGCGGATGGACGACCTGGTCGGTGGCTTCCTGCTCGGCAATTCGGTGCGCGGGCTCATGGCCGCACAGCTCATTCCATGA
- a CDS encoding pyridoxal phosphate-dependent aminotransferase, with protein MIPLSPALERIEASQTSAMTDRAAALRGEGRDIVSLSVGEPDFDTPAHVIAAAKQALDEGKTRYTPVAGTADLREAVVRHFARDLAIETSRPQVIVTAGGKQAIFEALLATIAPGDEVIVPAPWWVSYPQIVRFAGGEVVPLPTTPQDRYLPDPDRLKRLITPRTRWLLLNSPCNPTGAVYPPALLERIAEILRRHRKVMVMSDDIYWPLVYGAQGHVSLGAIAPDLADRLLTVSGVSKSHAMTGFRIGFAAGPQELVSAMTRLQSHNSGNASSVSQAAAVAALTGPQDFLGEWRATFRRRRDRVVSAINAIPSLSTPEPDGAFYCFVDAKPLMGRFDDDNALALHLLEAGVAVVPASAFGGADGFRISFAASETALDTALARIESALR; from the coding sequence ATGATTCCCCTGTCCCCGGCGCTCGAACGCATAGAGGCGTCGCAGACTTCGGCGATGACCGATCGCGCGGCGGCGCTGCGCGGCGAAGGGCGCGACATCGTCTCGCTGTCTGTCGGAGAGCCAGATTTCGATACGCCCGCCCACGTCATCGCCGCGGCGAAGCAGGCGCTCGACGAGGGCAAGACACGCTACACCCCCGTGGCCGGCACGGCCGATCTGCGCGAGGCGGTGGTCCGGCACTTCGCGCGCGATCTCGCGATCGAGACGTCCAGGCCGCAGGTCATCGTGACCGCCGGCGGCAAGCAGGCCATTTTCGAGGCGCTGCTCGCCACCATAGCGCCGGGCGACGAGGTGATCGTGCCGGCCCCTTGGTGGGTCAGCTATCCGCAGATCGTGCGCTTTGCAGGCGGCGAGGTGGTACCCTTGCCGACCACGCCGCAGGATCGTTACCTGCCCGACCCCGACCGGCTCAAACGCCTGATCACGCCGCGTACCCGCTGGCTGCTGCTCAACAGTCCGTGCAACCCGACCGGGGCCGTCTATCCCCCCGCGCTGCTGGAACGCATCGCCGAAATCCTGCGCCGCCATCGCAAGGTGATGGTGATGAGCGACGATATCTACTGGCCGCTCGTCTACGGTGCGCAAGGCCACGTCAGCCTCGGTGCGATCGCGCCCGACCTAGCAGACCGGCTGCTGACCGTCTCCGGCGTGTCGAAAAGCCACGCGATGACCGGTTTCCGGATCGGCTTCGCGGCCGGCCCGCAGGAACTGGTCTCCGCGATGACCCGTCTGCAATCGCACAATTCGGGCAATGCGAGTTCGGTCAGCCAGGCCGCCGCCGTCGCCGCGCTGACCGGCCCCCAGGATTTCCTCGGCGAATGGCGGGCGACCTTCCGCCGTCGCCGCGACCGCGTGGTGAGCGCTATCAACGCAATTCCCAGCCTTTCGACTCCGGAACCGGATGGTGCATTCTATTGCTTCGTCGATGCAAAGCCGTTGATGGGCCGGTTCGACGACGACAACGCGCTGGCGCTGCACCTGCTCGAAGCGGGCGTTGCAGTCGTGCCGGCAAGTGCCTTCGGCGGGGCTGACGGTTTCCGCATCAGCTTCGCCGCGAGCGAGACGGCGCTGGACACGGCGCTCGCACGCATAGAGAGCGCGCTTCGATGA
- a CDS encoding response regulator: protein MTEEAPLTTILLVDDEISLREPLAEYLVGQGFDVLEADSAAAARSRLLDTRPDIALVDIMMPGEDGLSLTRHLIESQHLPVILLTAKGEAMDRIVGLEIGADDYVSKPFEPRELVARIRSVLRRASRSATPPEEDAHYEFEGWRLDPLKRRLTDPEGTLVPISTAEFRLLRAFLDNPRSVLDRDRLLDMVQGREAHLFDRAVDNQVSRLRRKIEADSKVPHFILTVRGGGYRFGATVRRIAPPGDAA, encoded by the coding sequence ATGACCGAGGAAGCGCCCCTTACAACCATTCTGCTGGTCGATGACGAGATCAGCCTGCGCGAGCCCCTGGCCGAGTATCTCGTCGGCCAGGGGTTCGACGTCTTGGAAGCCGACAGCGCCGCGGCGGCGCGCAGCCGCCTGCTCGACACGCGGCCCGACATCGCCCTGGTCGACATCATGATGCCGGGCGAGGACGGCCTGTCGCTCACCCGCCACCTGATCGAGAGCCAACACCTGCCGGTGATCCTGCTCACCGCCAAGGGCGAGGCGATGGACCGCATCGTCGGCCTCGAGATCGGCGCGGACGATTACGTTTCCAAGCCGTTCGAGCCGCGCGAACTGGTCGCCCGGATCCGCTCGGTCCTGCGCCGCGCTAGCCGTTCTGCCACTCCGCCAGAAGAAGATGCGCATTACGAGTTCGAAGGCTGGCGGCTCGATCCGCTCAAGCGCCGGCTGACCGATCCGGAAGGGACGCTGGTGCCGATCTCGACCGCGGAGTTCCGCCTGCTGCGCGCTTTCCTCGACAATCCGCGCAGCGTGCTCGACCGCGACCGGCTGCTCGACATGGTGCAGGGGCGCGAGGCGCACCTGTTCGACCGGGCGGTCGACAACCAGGTCAGCCGTTTGCGGCGCAAGATCGAGGCCGACAGCAAGGTCCCGCATTTCATCCTCACCGTGCGCGGCGGCGGTTATCGCTTCGGTGCGACGGTCAGGCGGATCGCACCGCCCGGCGATGCCGCGTGA
- a CDS encoding cupin: protein MSDTQPRRLDEQFVHLALGARVVVQPPFDGMSWYEDYGARHGADGAEGRLVSMYVFDEDWDSWEMHPVGEEMVLCTAGHIVLIQENEDGSRRSVPLDAGEYAVNPAGTWHTADVGTSATCVFITAGEGTKNRPRTD from the coding sequence GTGAGCGATACGCAACCGCGCCGGCTGGATGAACAATTCGTCCACCTCGCTCTGGGCGCGCGCGTCGTCGTGCAGCCGCCGTTCGACGGGATGAGCTGGTACGAGGACTATGGCGCGCGTCACGGCGCCGACGGGGCCGAGGGCCGACTGGTGTCGATGTATGTTTTCGATGAAGACTGGGACAGCTGGGAGATGCACCCGGTCGGCGAAGAGATGGTCCTGTGCACGGCAGGTCACATCGTGCTGATCCAGGAAAACGAGGACGGCTCGCGCCGCTCCGTGCCGCTCGACGCGGGCGAATATGCCGTCAATCCGGCGGGCACCTGGCATACCGCCGATGTCGGGACTTCGGCGACCTGCGTGTTCATCACCGCCGGCGAAGGCACCAAGAACCGCCCCCGCACCGACTGA
- a CDS encoding helicase HerA-like domain-containing protein, whose product MSDIFLGLAANGERQSLALSRANRHGLIAGATGTGKTVTLQGLAESFSAQGVPVFVADVKGDLSGIAMPGSPTFKHADKLEARAKELGMEDYAYSDNPVIFWDLYGEQGHPIRTTVSEMGPLLLSRLLDLNETQEGVLQIVFRHADENGLLLLDFADLQAVLSWASDNAKELSGTYGNVSKPSVGAIQRQLLSFESQGANLFFGEPALEIDDFLKVDEQGRGFVNVLAADKLMRSPKLYATFLLWLLAELFESLPEVGDPEKPKLVFFFDEAHLLFDDAPKALEDKIEQVVRLIRSKGVGVFFVTQNPIDIPEEVAGQLGNRVQHALRAFTPRDQRAIKAASETFRINPELDVEEAITQLKVGEALVSTLDEDGAPTIVQRTLIKPPRSRLGPVTPKERAIIQSVSPVEGKYDTSVDRESAAEVLAQKAADAEATAQEVADKGREEVGKRERKSTSIWGKAGKAAATAAAGSLSSIAVATVLGKKSRADPLRTGATAFVRNIIGGLMR is encoded by the coding sequence ATGAGCGACATCTTTCTCGGCCTTGCAGCCAATGGCGAGCGGCAGTCGCTGGCGCTTTCGCGGGCAAACCGGCACGGGCTGATCGCGGGCGCAACCGGCACGGGCAAGACGGTGACCTTGCAGGGCCTCGCCGAGAGCTTTTCCGCGCAGGGTGTCCCGGTTTTCGTCGCCGACGTGAAGGGCGATCTGTCCGGCATCGCAATGCCGGGGTCGCCCACTTTCAAGCACGCCGACAAGCTGGAGGCGCGCGCGAAGGAGCTGGGCATGGAGGACTATGCCTATTCCGACAATCCGGTGATCTTCTGGGATCTGTACGGCGAGCAGGGCCACCCGATCCGCACCACCGTCAGCGAGATGGGGCCGCTGCTGCTCAGCCGGCTGCTGGACTTGAACGAAACGCAGGAAGGCGTGCTGCAGATCGTCTTTCGCCACGCCGACGAGAACGGCCTGTTGCTGCTCGATTTCGCGGATCTGCAGGCGGTGCTTTCCTGGGCATCGGACAATGCGAAGGAGCTGTCAGGGACCTACGGCAACGTCTCCAAGCCTTCGGTCGGCGCGATCCAGCGCCAGCTGCTGAGCTTCGAGAGCCAGGGAGCGAACCTGTTCTTCGGCGAGCCGGCGCTGGAGATCGACGATTTCCTCAAGGTCGACGAACAGGGCCGCGGCTTCGTCAACGTGCTCGCCGCGGACAAGCTCATGCGCAGCCCGAAGCTTTATGCGACGTTCCTGTTGTGGCTGCTTGCCGAACTGTTCGAAAGCCTGCCCGAAGTCGGCGATCCGGAAAAGCCGAAGCTGGTGTTCTTCTTCGACGAGGCGCACTTGCTGTTCGACGATGCGCCCAAGGCGCTCGAAGACAAGATCGAGCAGGTCGTGCGGCTAATCCGATCCAAGGGGGTGGGGGTGTTCTTCGTCACCCAGAACCCGATCGATATTCCCGAAGAAGTCGCCGGCCAGCTTGGCAACCGCGTGCAGCATGCCTTGCGCGCCTTCACCCCGCGCGACCAGCGCGCGATCAAGGCCGCATCAGAGACGTTCCGGATAAATCCCGAACTCGATGTCGAGGAAGCGATCACCCAGCTCAAGGTGGGCGAGGCGCTGGTCTCCACGCTCGACGAGGACGGCGCGCCGACGATCGTCCAGCGCACGCTGATCAAGCCGCCGCGCAGCCGCCTCGGCCCGGTAACGCCCAAGGAGCGGGCGATAATCCAGTCGGTCAGTCCGGTGGAAGGCAAATACGATACCAGCGTCGATCGCGAGAGTGCCGCCGAAGTGCTCGCGCAGAAGGCCGCCGATGCCGAGGCGACCGCGCAGGAGGTCGCCGACAAGGGGCGCGAGGAAGTCGGCAAGCGCGAGCGCAAGAGCACCTCGATATGGGGCAAGGCGGGCAAGGCCGCCGCGACCGCCGCTGCCGGCTCCCTGAGCTCGATTGCCGTGGCGACGGTGCTGGGCAAGAAGTCGCGCGCGGACCCCTTGCGCACCGGGGCCACTGCCTTCGTGCGCAACATCATCGGCGGGTTGATGCGCTAG
- a CDS encoding VOC family protein has translation MIGYVTLGTNDLQAGAPFYDAIAAEMGVGRMMEFDSFIAWGKLDGPAGVALTKPFDGGEATVGNGTMVALECSSKEQVHKLHEIALANGGTDEGAPGPRGEPDENGQVFYAAYFRDRDGNKLNAFLMAQAD, from the coding sequence ATGATCGGATATGTCACGCTCGGTACCAACGACCTCCAAGCCGGCGCACCGTTCTACGACGCGATCGCTGCCGAAATGGGCGTCGGACGGATGATGGAGTTCGATAGCTTCATCGCCTGGGGCAAGCTGGATGGTCCCGCCGGCGTTGCCCTGACCAAGCCGTTCGACGGCGGCGAGGCTACTGTCGGCAACGGCACGATGGTGGCGCTGGAATGCTCTTCGAAGGAGCAGGTTCACAAGCTCCACGAGATCGCGCTCGCCAATGGCGGCACCGACGAGGGTGCTCCTGGCCCGCGCGGCGAGCCGGATGAGAACGGGCAGGTGTTCTACGCCGCCTATTTCCGCGACCGCGACGGCAACAAGCTCAATGCCTTCCTGATGGCACAGGCGGACTGA
- a CDS encoding RluA family pseudouridine synthase translates to MNEIPILYEDGEALVIDKPAGLPVDRPKRGGPALFDHVEQLKLGFQRPPVPVHRLDTDTSGCLLLARNPKALKRFNKAFEDRLVGKTYLAIIDFEPAERSGTIELALSKISSAEKGWRMIAAKKGKPAVSHWELLETIGEGDRRRSLIRFRPTTGRTHQLRVHALQGLGAPLLGDPVYGPVRGQNKGAPRTMLHAETLTVQREGKTPIEAYAPFPEDFLRAGLTAPPPPDMPDGPGAA, encoded by the coding sequence ATGAACGAAATTCCGATTCTCTACGAAGACGGCGAAGCGCTGGTGATTGACAAGCCCGCGGGACTTCCCGTCGACCGCCCGAAGCGCGGCGGCCCGGCCCTGTTCGACCATGTCGAGCAGCTGAAGCTCGGCTTCCAGCGGCCGCCTGTGCCGGTTCACCGGCTCGACACCGATACCAGCGGCTGCCTGCTGCTGGCGCGCAATCCCAAGGCGCTCAAGCGGTTCAACAAGGCGTTCGAGGACCGGCTCGTCGGCAAGACCTACCTCGCCATCATCGATTTCGAACCGGCCGAGCGATCGGGCACGATCGAACTCGCGCTGAGCAAGATCAGCTCGGCGGAAAAGGGCTGGCGGATGATCGCCGCCAAAAAAGGCAAGCCCGCGGTGTCTCACTGGGAGCTGCTCGAGACGATCGGCGAGGGCGACCGTCGGCGCTCGCTGATCCGCTTCCGGCCGACCACCGGGCGTACCCACCAGCTGCGCGTCCACGCGCTGCAGGGCCTTGGCGCGCCATTGCTGGGCGATCCGGTCTACGGCCCGGTTCGTGGCCAGAACAAGGGCGCACCGCGGACCATGCTCCATGCCGAAACGCTGACCGTGCAGCGCGAGGGCAAGACGCCGATCGAGGCTTATGCCCCCTTCCCCGAGGATTTTCTGCGCGCCGGCCTCACCGCGCCCCCGCCTCCGGACATGCCCGATGGACCCGGAGCCGCTTGA
- a CDS encoding sensor histidine kinase gives MPKSLFGQVMLALGLALLVAQVISAALLYRAMQERREDAMLNAAAYHLGVGAAERGRIDQRVHRRDGARMRGPDGPGLRLPRRFRYETSTGPPLLPGETADAERAEALAELLSARGIVPGEVIVTTRRAIDDPLVAPFLRRAGVPQNRANQHIIVAAIRADPDTPWQVARVPVPPAETAPVRLLVMQVVLVLLLLAAPLFLILRQLTRPLGALTRRTEAFAASGNATGPLAPAGPDDLRRLIAAHNAMEMRIGSMLDEKDVMLGAIGHDLKTPLAALRVRIESVPDEIARAKMAATIEDIARTLDDILSLARIGRADGAAERVDLAALAASVVEEYEDMGEPVTLQASPRVVAPVRETWLKRALRNLVGNALRYGGTARVSLLEREGQAVLQVDDDGPGIPADRIASMLEPFQRGETSRNRATGGAGLGLTLARAIAEQHGGTLVLANRPQGGLRAEIRLPL, from the coding sequence GTGCCCAAAAGCCTTTTCGGCCAGGTCATGCTGGCGCTGGGCCTCGCCCTGCTGGTGGCGCAGGTGATCTCCGCCGCGCTCCTGTACCGGGCGATGCAGGAACGGCGCGAGGACGCCATGCTTAACGCGGCGGCCTATCACCTGGGTGTCGGCGCCGCCGAGCGCGGGCGTATCGACCAACGCGTGCACCGGCGCGATGGCGCGCGTATGCGCGGTCCCGATGGGCCCGGCCTGCGGTTGCCGCGCCGGTTTCGTTACGAGACATCGACCGGCCCCCCGCTGCTACCGGGCGAGACTGCCGATGCCGAGCGCGCCGAAGCGCTCGCCGAACTGCTGTCCGCGCGCGGGATCGTCCCCGGCGAAGTGATCGTGACCACGCGGCGGGCGATCGACGACCCGCTGGTCGCACCTTTCCTGCGCCGGGCCGGCGTGCCGCAGAACAGGGCAAATCAGCATATCATCGTCGCCGCCATCCGGGCCGACCCCGATACCCCCTGGCAAGTCGCGCGCGTACCCGTGCCGCCTGCGGAGACCGCGCCCGTGCGGTTGCTGGTGATGCAGGTGGTGCTGGTCCTCCTCCTGCTCGCAGCGCCCCTGTTCCTGATTTTGCGGCAATTGACCCGCCCTCTCGGCGCGCTGACCCGCCGGACCGAGGCCTTTGCCGCGAGCGGCAACGCGACCGGCCCGCTGGCGCCCGCCGGCCCTGACGACCTGCGCCGCCTGATCGCCGCCCACAACGCGATGGAAATGCGCATCGGCTCGATGCTCGACGAGAAGGACGTGATGCTCGGCGCGATCGGCCACGACCTGAAAACCCCGCTCGCAGCCTTGCGCGTGCGTATCGAGAGCGTGCCGGACGAGATTGCGCGCGCGAAAATGGCCGCGACGATCGAGGATATTGCGCGCACTCTCGACGATATCCTGTCGCTGGCCCGCATCGGCAGGGCCGACGGCGCAGCCGAGCGCGTGGACCTGGCCGCGCTCGCCGCATCGGTGGTCGAGGAATACGAGGACATGGGCGAGCCGGTAACGCTCCAGGCATCGCCGCGCGTAGTCGCGCCCGTCCGCGAGACTTGGCTCAAGCGCGCACTGCGCAATCTGGTCGGCAATGCGCTGCGCTACGGCGGCACGGCGCGCGTTTCGTTGCTGGAGCGCGAAGGGCAAGCGGTGCTGCAGGTCGACGACGATGGTCCCGGCATCCCGGCCGACCGGATCGCGTCCATGCTCGAGCCGTTCCAGCGAGGAGAGACCAGCCGCAATCGCGCGACCGGCGGCGCGGGCCTGGGCCTGACGCTCGCGCGCGCGATCGCCGAACAGCATGGCGGAACGCTCGTGCTGGCAAACCGCCCACAGGGCGGGCTGCGCGCCGAAATCCGCCTGCCGCTCTAG
- the arfB gene encoding alternative ribosome rescue aminoacyl-tRNA hydrolase ArfB → MDPEPLEAIIDRAHALAEESFLAGSGPGGQNANKVATEVQLRVNIYALRLPPPVFARLRELAGSKLTASGDLLITAKTHRTQDANRSEAREKLEALLEDAHRQPKKRAKTRLNRVGKTKRLAGKKARGAVKANRGKVSRSDW, encoded by the coding sequence ATGGACCCGGAGCCGCTTGAAGCCATCATCGACCGCGCCCATGCGCTGGCGGAAGAGAGCTTCCTTGCAGGCAGCGGTCCGGGCGGTCAGAACGCCAACAAGGTCGCGACCGAGGTCCAGCTCAGGGTGAATATCTATGCGCTGCGCCTGCCGCCTCCCGTCTTTGCGCGGCTGCGCGAGCTTGCGGGGAGCAAGCTGACGGCCAGCGGCGACCTGTTGATCACGGCGAAGACGCACCGCACGCAGGACGCGAATCGGAGCGAGGCGCGCGAAAAACTGGAAGCCCTGCTCGAGGACGCGCACCGCCAGCCCAAGAAGCGCGCCAAGACCAGGCTCAATCGCGTCGGCAAGACCAAGCGGCTCGCGGGCAAGAAGGCGCGCGGCGCGGTAAAGGCCAATCGCGGCAAGGTCTCGCGCAGCGACTGGTGA